The DNA segment AATACGGTTGGTGCCCCGGAAAGGTCCTGCACGCCGCCGACGCAGCCCTGAGCCGCACCTTGTCCGCCATAGCACGGCGCCTGCGTGAACGACACATACCGCGCGCGGTTGTAGCCGATCTGACCGCGCAAGGTCAGGCCTTCCCCAACGAGCAAGCTCGCCTCGGCCTCAATGCCCGTGGTGCGGGCACTCGCGGCGTTGCGGATCTGGAACGAGGTGGTCGATGCGTCGAAGGCGGAAACCTGGAGGTTCTTGAACGTGTACCGGTAACCAGTGACATTCAGCCTCAGCGCGCCGTCGAACAGCATCGTCTTGGCGCCGATTTCGAAGCCTTCGGATGATTCCGGATCATACGAGACCGTATCTGAAGTCGCGCCCGCCGAGATGACCGTGTTCGTCGAAAAACCGCCCGATTTGTAGCCGGTTTTGTAGGCGCCGTACAAAGTCACGTTATTGCTGGGCGTCCATGTGAGCGTTGCCTCGGGCGAGACATTGCTGTCCCGGAACGAGCTGGCGACGACGACTCCCGGGGCCTTCAGAAAAGTCATGACAGGATGTCTGTAGGTGTTCTGCTGCGTGGCGTCCTTTTCCTCGCGGGTAAAGCGGGCGCCGCCGGCCAATTCGATGTCCGGGGTAATATCCCAGATCAGTTGTCCGAACGCGGAGTAGGTATCGCCCTTGACGGTCGAAATCGCGTTCCAGCTGTTGCTCCGGCCGGAGACCGGGTCAGGACCATGGGCGGCAATCTTGCCGTTATTGTCCGAGTCTCGCTTCGCCTTCTCGTAATACACACCGACCATGAAATTGAGCGGAAAATCAAATGTCGACAGAAAACGCAGCTCCTGGCTCACATTGAGGTTGTCTTCGAACTGTATGCCCAGCAGCTGGTTGAACGTGGTGCCGTCGAAGTTGTCGAACCTCGTGTAATCGTAGTAGTAAATGCCGGTTTGCGAGGTCAGGGTGAAGTTATCGGTCTGATAGTTCATGTTCAGGGTGGTAAGCAGCGTGTCGACCATCATGAACGAGCGTCCACCCTTCCGGTCGACATCGCCATCATAGGCCGCGGCCACTTCCGGAGCGAGTTCGCCCGATGCCATGCGGCCATCCAGCTTGCAATCGCCATAGACGTCAACGAGGGTGACACGGCTTGCTACCGGAATGCTGATGGGGAGAGGGCCCGAGCATGAGGTGACCTCCTGAAGCGAAGGGCCGTCGTCGGAATAGTGGGCGCCCAATATTTTCAGGGTGGCGTCGAACGCGTCGCTCGGTGTGAACGCAAGCGTGAGACGTCCGATGTGTTCCTGTTGCGATCCGCGCCGCGGGTCACTGGTGCCCGGGAATGCATAGGGTTCGGCGTTGAACACGTAACCGGGGACATAGGGAGCCTGATCGGTCACGGGGCCCGCGGTATTCTTGATCCACCCTTTCTGGGTTCGGCCGCGATAGGCAAACCGGATCCCGACCTTGTCATTGATCGGCCCCGAAGCGATGGCCTCACCAATGAATTCGTCGGCTTCAATTTCGTAGGAGAGACGGCCGATGAATTCCCAATCGGGTGTCGGGTTGTTGCTGGTGAGTGAAATCACGCCGGCCGGGCTGTTCTTGCCGAAGAAAAGTGCCTGCGGCCCCTTCATTACCTGAACGCCCGCCAGATCGAACATGCCCGCACGGATGACATGACCTCGGTTGATCTGCATTCCGTCGATATCGAGCACGACGCTGGAATCCACGCCTGAATCATTGGCCGCCGAGCCAAGACCCCGAACGGTGAATGAAGCGCCGGCGCCCGAGGAGGTCGGGATGATACTGACCTGGCTCGCCATCTCGCCGATCTTCGACAGATCGTTGGACTGATATTTCTGAAGGTCTTCTTGCGAGAAAGCCTGGATGGCTACTGGAACGTCCTGAACGCTTTCCTCTCGCTTTCGCGCGGTTACCGTAATCGTGTCCGTTTCAGCGGCAGAGCCCGCATCCACCCAGGCGGTCGTCATCATGGCACTCGCTCCTATCACCAGCGCAGCGCCATTTCTCAATTTAAGCATCTCAAGCCTCCCCTGTATGTTAGCGATAACTAATATAGGCTCCGCGATGACGGTCGCGGTTCTATCGCGCCGATGGGTGCCTCGCGATTCAGCCTCTTCCCTCTCGAAACGCTATAATAGTTTTTATTAACTAACAATACTATTGGAGCTTGTTCCGATATTGCCGGCCAAAGCGCACATCGTCACACGAACACCCGCACGCGCTGAAGCTGCTCCTATACGCTCGCTGTCGTATGAATCGGGCCGAGACCACGCGCTGCCACACTCGGAAAGGGCTTATGCAGTCGTTATGTCGCTAGGTCCGTAGAAGGCGCGCATGGTTGTTATCAACCCCTGCTCGTCGAAGGTAAGTACACCGATAACCTTCAGTGTCGTCGTGCCGCGTGTTACGCGGAATGCATATGCCGCCGCATCTCCGAACGACCCTCGGGGCTCCGTCTCGAGCTGAACCGTCAGGGGGACAGCGAAAGCGTTTTCGTAGAACGCTCGAATATCCTCGTGACCGACTAGAAGTTTTCCCGAGCCTACAGGGTCCTCGACGCGCGCATCGGAGCGGTAGAGCTGAACCATGGCTTCCGGAACATTGCTGTTGACGGTTTCCAGATATCGGCGAACCGCGTCCTTCAAGCGGGTGTCCGACGTCGTCATCGCAGATCCCGCATGGTTAGCCAATCCTCCAGAAACTGAACGCGGTAGACCGAACGCGGGCTCGTCCCGCCCCGGACGTCGAGGTGACGACGGCATCGGGACGTCACCTGAGATACGCATTCTGCAGCAGTTGTCGCTGTTCGGAACCCACCCCCAGGGTTTCCGCGATAAACCGTTCGAGGCTGCCAGCGTCCTCGTCGATTCTCTTGAACACGGCTCCGATGTATTCCGGGTGCACGGTGAAGACGTCCTTCACGAGAGTGAGGTCGATTCCCAGCGCGTCCAAACCGTGATTGCGCGCGAAGACCAGTTCCTTGTCCCGATATACGTCGGCGGAAATCAGGTAGTCCTCCAGCACCGTCGTCTTCGAAACACCGAGGGCGGACAGGAGCAG comes from the Iodidimonas sp. SYSU 1G8 genome and includes:
- a CDS encoding TonB-dependent receptor, whose protein sequence is MMTTAWVDAGSAAETDTITVTARKREESVQDVPVAIQAFSQEDLQKYQSNDLSKIGEMASQVSIIPTSSGAGASFTVRGLGSAANDSGVDSSVVLDIDGMQINRGHVIRAGMFDLAGVQVMKGPQALFFGKNSPAGVISLTSNNPTPDWEFIGRLSYEIEADEFIGEAIASGPINDKVGIRFAYRGRTQKGWIKNTAGPVTDQAPYVPGYVFNAEPYAFPGTSDPRRGSQQEHIGRLTLAFTPSDAFDATLKILGAHYSDDGPSLQEVTSCSGPLPISIPVASRVTLVDVYGDCKLDGRMASGELAPEVAAAYDGDVDRKGGRSFMMVDTLLTTLNMNYQTDNFTLTSQTGIYYYDYTRFDNFDGTTFNQLLGIQFEDNLNVSQELRFLSTFDFPLNFMVGVYYEKAKRDSDNNGKIAAHGPDPVSGRSNSWNAISTVKGDTYSAFGQLIWDITPDIELAGGARFTREEKDATQQNTYRHPVMTFLKAPGVVVASSFRDSNVSPEATLTWTPSNNVTLYGAYKTGYKSGGFSTNTVISAGATSDTVSYDPESSEGFEIGAKTMLFDGALRLNVTGYRYTFKNLQVSAFDASTTSFQIRNAASARTTGIEAEASLLVGEGLTLRGQIGYNRARYVSFTQAPCYGGQGAAQGCVGGVQDLSGAPTVFAPDVTAGLGFSYDTPVFNGWSLGLSSDVTYSAAYYTLFTISPFAYQDSYAKVNASVRLYSDDDRWEFALIGRNLGNKRILGGSADKPGGLAGDVYSYSPRTREITFQVTSRF
- a CDS encoding nuclear transport factor 2 family protein is translated as MTTSDTRLKDAVRRYLETVNSNVPEAMVQLYRSDARVEDPVGSGKLLVGHEDIRAFYENAFAVPLTVQLETEPRGSFGDAAAYAFRVTRGTTTLKVIGVLTFDEQGLITTMRAFYGPSDITTA